The following are encoded together in the Montipora capricornis isolate CH-2021 chromosome 5, ASM3666992v2, whole genome shotgun sequence genome:
- the LOC138048485 gene encoding endoplasmic reticulum resident protein 44-like, with translation MDIRQVHTPCQQEITFENAEELTEEGLPFLLLFYHPDDRASIDLYKSEVGKQLCKRKDLPLIAIDSFKHMYLFPKFEDIKTPGKLQKFVADLHLESFTGSFTMDQILKNKRGLQILTMLLQLEWTQTTPAQKHNLKQTSQILENGSGSSKKEQTSPPENSVQKACTKLQ, from the exons ATGGATATCAGACAAGTGCATACCCCTTGTCAGCAGGAAATTACATTTGAGAATGCAGAGGAACTGACAGAGGAAGGTCTTCCATTTCTCCTTCTATTTTATCATCCTGATGACAGAGCTAGCATTGATTTGTACAAATCAGAAGTTGGGAAACAATTATGCAAGAGAAAG GATCTACCATTGATAGCTATTGACAGCTTCAAACACATGTATCTTTTTCCCAAGTTTGAAGACATCAA AACACCAGGAAAGCTTCAGAAGTTTGTGGCTGATTTGCATCTGGAAAGCTTCACAGGGAGTTTCACCATGGACCAGATCCTGAAGAACAAACG GGGACTCCAGATACTGACGATGCTGCTGCAACTGGAGTGGACACAGACAACACCGGCACAGAAACACAACCTGAAACAGACAAGCCAGATTctagaaaatggcagtggatcAAGCAAGAAAGAACAGACCTCACCACCAGAAAACAGTGTTCAAAAAGCTTGCACCAAGTTACAATAG